The following are encoded together in the Planctobacterium marinum genome:
- a CDS encoding transporter substrate-binding domain-containing protein — translation MKLSLTHIEGVMDVADEQAPYNRLLSVLTEQFGLQFDAQFYPSGRSNFLLDHGKIDCIFPIAKGVYRGEIETRFLEPVNRVSVHLFSYGDTTYTSLEQVRRKTVVYPQGYLFSNLINDNPFEADFTPVLTPHSGMEMLKKGRADAYLDYLPDLRFSLTAEELEGINYSSGNAIFSTFDGFECRIEPHKTAALEALNSAILSLKQSQQLQSILGNYYNL, via the coding sequence TTGAAGCTATCTTTGACCCATATTGAAGGGGTAATGGATGTTGCTGATGAGCAGGCCCCCTATAACCGCCTGTTGAGCGTGTTAACAGAGCAATTTGGTTTGCAGTTTGATGCGCAGTTTTATCCTAGTGGCCGTTCTAACTTTTTGCTGGATCACGGCAAAATTGATTGTATTTTCCCAATTGCCAAAGGAGTTTATCGAGGCGAAATAGAAACCCGTTTTTTAGAACCCGTTAACCGCGTTTCGGTGCATTTATTCTCTTATGGTGATACTACTTACACTTCGCTTGAGCAGGTGCGCCGTAAAACCGTGGTTTATCCGCAAGGTTATCTGTTTAGTAATTTAATTAATGATAATCCCTTTGAAGCGGATTTCACGCCGGTGTTAACACCCCATTCAGGTATGGAAATGTTAAAGAAAGGGCGCGCAGATGCGTATCTGGATTATCTGCCTGATCTGCGTTTTTCATTGACAGCCGAAGAGCTGGAGGGTATCAACTATTCTTCCGGCAACGCTATTTTCAGCACCTTTGATGGCTTTGAATGCCGCATTGAGCCACACAAAACCGCGGCTTTGGAAGCGCTAAACTCTGCTATTTTAAGTCTTAAACAATCACAACAACTGCAATCGATATTGGGTAATTATTACAATCTTTGA
- a CDS encoding helix-turn-helix domain-containing protein: MNIRINLDIELARKKMSLTELSERIGISMTNLSLLKNGKVKAIRFSTLEAICEALECQPGDILVYEKRNK, translated from the coding sequence ATGAACATACGTATAAATCTCGATATTGAATTGGCCAGAAAAAAGATGTCGCTCACAGAACTCTCTGAGCGCATTGGTATTTCCATGACCAATTTATCTTTATTAAAAAACGGAAAAGTCAAAGCCATTCGCTTTAGTACCTTGGAAGCCATCTGCGAAGCACTGGAGTGTCAACCGGGGGATATTCTGGTGTACGAGAAACGTAATAAGTAA
- a CDS encoding serine hydrolase domain-containing protein produces MKILFKRILLLLSLLLLWSVVALYGGLSGWWLKPLAHKDDVNGFTSAIERKLATEVRGNVALVLIESGEVVYENYNHSLDEINRETLFPVASMSKFFTALGVLEFTEKYQASLDQPVAELINGWQLPESPFDHSKVTLSALLSHTAGLTDSLGFADYQNAEDVPNLIDSLNAPQAIDGVRAITVGFEPGSEWAYSGGGYLITELVVEEQTDMAFESWMQQSVFAPTGMSRATYDPISTLDNHSKSYDKVGTAAPLYYYASPAATGLSLSAHDLVQLLSSDLISRHSQALTQPIGNKLGAPIWGLGAMLYAPLDDAQGQSNKGQFIFGHDGSNEPAINSTLRINPSSGDALIVLSTGGDFLASQIGYEWVLWQSGYPDFLHFERAIASAWQPMFSGFVVIVMLLMARLIFAKRKQKRH; encoded by the coding sequence ATGAAAATCTTGTTCAAACGCATTTTATTGTTGTTGTCTCTGCTATTACTGTGGAGTGTTGTAGCCCTATATGGTGGATTAAGCGGATGGTGGTTAAAACCGCTGGCCCACAAAGATGATGTGAATGGCTTTACCAGCGCCATAGAGCGAAAACTGGCTACTGAAGTTAGGGGCAATGTGGCATTGGTACTGATTGAGTCCGGTGAGGTGGTTTATGAAAACTACAATCACTCTCTGGATGAGATAAACCGCGAAACCCTGTTTCCTGTCGCCTCCATGAGTAAGTTCTTCACGGCGCTGGGCGTGTTGGAATTCACTGAAAAGTACCAGGCATCACTTGACCAACCCGTTGCGGAATTAATCAACGGCTGGCAGTTACCAGAATCCCCATTTGATCACAGCAAAGTTACCTTAAGCGCCCTGCTATCTCACACGGCTGGCTTAACCGACAGTTTAGGCTTTGCGGATTATCAAAATGCAGAAGATGTGCCCAACCTCATTGACTCACTCAATGCCCCGCAAGCCATTGATGGCGTTAGAGCCATAACAGTGGGTTTTGAGCCCGGCAGCGAATGGGCTTATTCCGGTGGTGGCTATTTGATTACTGAGTTGGTAGTTGAAGAACAAACCGATATGGCATTTGAGAGCTGGATGCAACAATCGGTATTCGCTCCCACCGGCATGAGCCGCGCCACTTACGACCCTATTAGCACGCTGGATAACCATTCAAAGTCTTATGATAAAGTTGGCACTGCGGCACCGCTTTATTACTATGCCTCCCCGGCTGCCACGGGTTTATCCTTGTCGGCACACGACCTGGTGCAATTGCTAAGTTCGGATTTAATAAGCCGCCATAGCCAGGCTCTCACCCAACCAATTGGCAACAAACTGGGCGCGCCCATTTGGGGCTTAGGAGCCATGTTGTATGCCCCATTGGATGATGCACAAGGGCAATCAAACAAAGGCCAGTTTATCTTCGGCCACGACGGTTCTAACGAACCCGCCATCAACAGCACACTGCGCATCAATCCAAGCAGCGGCGATGCCCTGATTGTACTCAGCACTGGAGGAGACTTTTTGGCCAGCCAAATTGGTTACGAATGGGTATTGTGGCAATCCGGCTACCCCGACTTTTTACATTTTGAACGAGCCATCGCCAGCGCCTGGCAACCCATGTTCTCAGGTTTTGTGGTGATTGTGATGTTGCTTATGGCGAGGTTGATTTTTGCGAAGCGTAAACAAAAGCGTCACTAA
- the gcvP gene encoding aminomethyl-transferring glycine dehydrogenase: protein MSEQSLSLSHLEQTEDFIRRHIGPSEAETADMLAAVGAESLDDLMQQTVPGSIRLPEPMNVGKAVTEAEALANLKQVAKKNKLFRSHIGMGYSDVHVPNVILRNVLENPGWYTAYTPYQPEIAQGRLEALLNFQQLTIDLTGLELASASLLDEATAAAEAMALAKRVSKNKKCNTYFIADNVHPQTIDVVCARAEMFGFEVEIAAAEKAVDGDYFGALLQYPGTTGEITDISNLIAAVQSNKGIVAVAADIMSLVLLKAPGELGADVVLGSAQRFGVPMGYGGPHAAFFATSDKHKRSLPGRIIGVSKDTRGRPALRMALQTREQHIRREKANSNICTAQVLLANMASFYAVYHGPEGLKTIANRIHRFADIFAQGLTDKGFTLRNCTWFDTVSVNVSEEQKASIIANALNAGINLRTDVEGMLGVSFDETTTRSHVAELFNVFCGENHGLEVGALDARIVSQGSNSIPEELKRTTDILTHEVFNQYHSETEMLRYIKSLENKDLALNHSMISLGSCTMKLNATAEMIPVTWPEFGGIHPFAPVDQAQGYQEMINELSDWLIEITGYDNLCMQPNSGAQGEYAGLIAIQKYHQSRGDAHRDICLIPSSAHGTNPASANMVGLKVVVVDCDKNGNIDMADLKAKAEEVSENLSCIMVTYPSTHGVYEETIKEICDIVHQHGGQVYMDGANMNAQVGITSPGLIGSDVSHLNLHKTFCIPHGGGGPGMGPIGVKSHLAPFLPDHKVINVVEGNQNNGAVSAAPWGSASILPISYMYIQMMGSEGLKKATEVAMLNANYIAKRLTGHFDVLYRGRNDRVAHECIIDLRPLKEASGVTEMDVAKRLNDYGFHAPTMSFPVAGTLMIEPTESEAKAELDRFCDAMISIREEIAKVESGEWDATDNPLHNAPHTLADICDADWNRSYDRQLAAYPAEAVARNKFWPTVNRIDDVYGDRNLVCSCPSVDSYREE from the coding sequence ATGTCTGAGCAATCTCTCTCATTATCTCATTTAGAACAAACCGAAGATTTTATTCGTCGCCACATTGGGCCAAGCGAAGCCGAAACGGCTGACATGCTGGCGGCTGTGGGTGCAGAGTCATTGGATGATTTGATGCAGCAAACGGTACCAGGATCTATCCGTTTACCAGAGCCGATGAATGTGGGCAAAGCGGTAACTGAAGCCGAAGCATTGGCAAACCTGAAGCAGGTCGCTAAAAAGAACAAACTGTTCCGCTCGCACATTGGTATGGGCTACAGCGATGTGCATGTGCCTAACGTAATTTTGCGCAACGTTCTGGAAAACCCGGGTTGGTACACGGCTTACACACCTTATCAGCCAGAGATTGCCCAAGGCCGTTTGGAAGCATTGCTTAACTTCCAGCAATTAACCATTGATTTAACTGGTCTGGAGCTGGCCTCAGCCTCTTTATTAGATGAAGCCACTGCTGCTGCCGAAGCCATGGCCTTGGCCAAGCGCGTTTCCAAAAACAAGAAATGTAATACTTACTTCATTGCCGACAACGTGCACCCGCAAACCATCGACGTGGTGTGTGCCCGTGCTGAAATGTTTGGTTTTGAAGTAGAAATCGCCGCCGCTGAAAAAGCTGTCGACGGTGATTATTTCGGTGCACTATTACAATATCCGGGCACTACGGGTGAAATTACTGATATCAGCAACCTGATTGCCGCGGTGCAATCCAATAAAGGTATCGTAGCGGTCGCTGCTGATATCATGAGCTTGGTACTGCTTAAAGCACCGGGTGAGCTGGGCGCCGATGTGGTGCTGGGCTCTGCGCAACGCTTTGGTGTGCCCATGGGTTACGGTGGTCCACACGCCGCGTTTTTTGCTACCAGCGACAAGCACAAGCGCTCATTGCCTGGCCGCATTATTGGTGTCTCTAAAGATACTCGCGGTCGTCCGGCACTGCGCATGGCCTTGCAAACCCGCGAGCAGCACATCCGCCGCGAAAAAGCCAACTCTAACATCTGCACCGCGCAGGTATTACTGGCCAACATGGCCTCTTTTTATGCGGTTTACCACGGTCCAGAAGGTTTAAAAACCATTGCAAATCGCATTCACCGTTTTGCGGATATCTTCGCACAAGGTTTAACTGATAAAGGCTTTACCCTGCGCAACTGCACCTGGTTTGATACCGTGAGTGTTAACGTGAGCGAAGAGCAAAAAGCCAGCATCATAGCCAACGCATTAAATGCCGGTATTAACCTTCGTACCGACGTAGAAGGTATGCTGGGGGTAAGCTTTGACGAAACCACTACACGCAGCCATGTTGCAGAATTGTTCAATGTTTTCTGTGGTGAGAATCACGGCCTGGAAGTGGGCGCATTAGACGCCCGTATTGTATCTCAGGGCAGCAATTCTATTCCTGAGGAACTAAAGCGCACTACTGACATCCTGACTCACGAAGTATTTAACCAGTATCACTCCGAAACGGAGATGCTGCGTTATATCAAATCTTTGGAAAACAAAGACCTGGCGCTGAATCACTCTATGATTTCCTTAGGTTCTTGTACCATGAAACTGAACGCTACTGCCGAGATGATCCCGGTAACCTGGCCAGAGTTTGGTGGTATTCACCCGTTTGCGCCAGTGGATCAGGCGCAGGGCTATCAGGAAATGATCAACGAGCTGAGCGATTGGCTCATCGAAATCACCGGTTACGATAACCTGTGTATGCAGCCGAACTCCGGCGCACAAGGTGAATACGCTGGCTTGATTGCCATTCAGAAGTATCACCAAAGCCGAGGCGATGCCCATCGCGACATCTGCTTAATCCCTAGCTCTGCCCACGGAACTAATCCGGCTTCAGCCAATATGGTTGGCCTGAAAGTGGTAGTGGTGGATTGCGACAAGAACGGTAACATCGACATGGCAGACCTTAAGGCCAAAGCCGAAGAGGTTAGCGAGAACCTGTCGTGCATCATGGTTACGTATCCGTCTACCCACGGTGTATATGAAGAAACCATCAAAGAAATCTGCGACATCGTGCACCAGCACGGCGGGCAGGTGTATATGGATGGCGCCAACATGAACGCTCAGGTAGGTATTACATCACCGGGTTTAATTGGCAGCGACGTATCTCACTTAAATCTGCACAAAACCTTCTGTATTCCACACGGTGGTGGCGGCCCAGGTATGGGACCTATTGGTGTTAAATCTCATCTTGCGCCATTCTTGCCAGATCACAAAGTGATCAACGTTGTAGAGGGTAACCAAAATAATGGTGCGGTTTCCGCAGCACCATGGGGCAGTGCTTCAATTTTGCCAATCAGCTACATGTACATTCAGATGATGGGCAGCGAAGGTCTGAAAAAAGCCACCGAAGTGGCCATGCTTAACGCTAACTACATCGCCAAGCGCCTGACTGGTCACTTTGATGTATTGTACCGCGGCCGTAATGACCGGGTTGCGCACGAATGTATTATCGATTTGCGTCCTCTGAAAGAAGCCAGTGGTGTAACCGAAATGGACGTAGCTAAGCGCTTAAACGACTATGGTTTCCACGCGCCCACCATGAGCTTCCCGGTAGCCGGTACGCTGATGATTGAGCCAACAGAATCCGAAGCTAAAGCCGAACTGGACCGATTCTGTGATGCCATGATCAGCATCCGTGAAGAAATTGCCAAAGTAGAAAGCGGCGAGTGGGATGCCACCGACAACCCACTACACAACGCACCGCACACACTAGCGGATATCTGCGATGCCGACTGGAACCGCAGTTACGATCGACAGCTAGCGGCGTACCCAGCTGAAGCCGTGGCCCGTAACAAGTTCTGGCCCACGGTAAACCGCATCGACGATGTATACGGCGACAGAAACCTTGTGTGCAGCTGCCCGAGTGTGGATAGCTATAGAGAAGAGTAA
- the gcvH gene encoding glycine cleavage system protein GcvH: MSNIPAELRYAATHEWVRPEGDGVFTVGITEHAQELLGDMVFVDLPDVGDQVSTGDDVAVAESVKAASDVYAPISGEVVGVNEELEDSPELVNSDAYGDGWLFKIKADDEGEVENLMDAEGYEASIDED; this comes from the coding sequence ATGAGTAACATTCCTGCTGAATTACGCTATGCCGCAACTCATGAATGGGTGCGCCCTGAAGGCGATGGTGTTTTCACTGTTGGTATTACCGAGCACGCTCAAGAGTTATTAGGCGATATGGTATTTGTTGATTTACCAGATGTTGGCGACCAGGTGAGCACCGGTGATGACGTGGCTGTAGCCGAATCTGTGAAAGCGGCGTCTGATGTATATGCGCCTATCAGCGGTGAAGTAGTCGGTGTTAACGAAGAGCTTGAAGACTCTCCAGAACTTGTTAACTCAGATGCTTATGGCGACGGTTGGTTGTTCAAAATTAAAGCCGACGATGAAGGCGAAGTGGAAAACCTGATGGATGCCGAAGGTTACGAAGCCAGCATCGACGAAGACTAA
- the gcvT gene encoding glycine cleavage system aminomethyltransferase GcvT, whose amino-acid sequence MLQTTPLHAKHLESNAKMVDFHGWEMPLNYGSQIEEHHAVRQDAGMFDVSHMTIVDVKGADAKAYLRNLLTHDVEKLQVAGKALYSGMLNEKGGVVDDLIVYYFDEQDYRVVVNSATKEKDLNHLNKYAAGFDVSITERPELAMVAVQGPNAKEKTGTILSDAQKAAVEGMKMFFGVQAEDLFIATTGYTGEAGYEIIVAEDQAAALWDKLLAAGVKPCGLGARDTLRLEAGMNLYGQDMDETISPLAANMGWTVTWEPEERDFVGRKALTELKASNNDKLVGLVMTEKGVLRAGLKVKTDDGEGVITSGTFSPTLGHSIAMARVPKTVGDTVEVEMRKKWVTVNVVKPSFVRNGKSVL is encoded by the coding sequence ATGCTGCAAACCACTCCGCTTCATGCCAAACACCTTGAATCTAATGCCAAAATGGTAGATTTCCATGGCTGGGAAATGCCCCTTAATTACGGCTCTCAAATCGAAGAACATCACGCTGTGCGCCAGGACGCAGGTATGTTTGATGTTTCTCACATGACTATCGTTGATGTGAAAGGTGCTGATGCTAAAGCCTACTTGCGCAATTTACTTACGCACGATGTAGAGAAGTTGCAGGTTGCAGGCAAAGCCCTATACAGCGGTATGCTGAATGAAAAGGGTGGGGTAGTAGACGACCTTATCGTGTATTACTTCGATGAGCAGGATTACCGCGTAGTGGTTAACTCAGCCACTAAAGAAAAAGATTTAAACCACCTGAATAAGTACGCTGCAGGTTTTGATGTAAGCATTACTGAGCGCCCGGAGCTGGCCATGGTGGCGGTACAAGGTCCGAATGCCAAAGAAAAGACAGGCACGATATTATCTGATGCGCAAAAAGCCGCAGTAGAGGGCATGAAAATGTTCTTTGGTGTACAAGCTGAAGACTTGTTCATCGCCACAACGGGTTACACTGGCGAAGCGGGTTACGAAATCATCGTGGCTGAAGACCAGGCTGCGGCCTTGTGGGATAAGCTATTAGCTGCTGGCGTTAAGCCATGTGGTTTAGGTGCACGTGATACCTTGCGTCTGGAAGCGGGCATGAACCTGTATGGTCAGGATATGGACGAGACAATTTCTCCATTAGCGGCCAATATGGGCTGGACAGTTACCTGGGAACCAGAAGAACGCGATTTTGTGGGCCGTAAAGCTCTGACCGAATTAAAAGCCAGCAATAACGACAAGCTGGTAGGCCTGGTAATGACTGAAAAAGGTGTATTGCGCGCTGGCTTAAAAGTGAAAACTGACGATGGCGAAGGCGTGATCACTTCTGGTACATTCTCACCCACATTAGGCCACAGTATTGCTATGGCACGTGTACCAAAAACCGTGGGCGACACCGTTGAAGTGGAAATGCGCAAAAAGTGGGTTACAGTAAATGTGGTAAAACCCAGTTTTGTGCGTAACGGCAAGTCAGTTTTATAA